The Pseudodesulfovibrio sp. zrk46 genome contains a region encoding:
- a CDS encoding chemotaxis protein produces the protein MNKSAIDTGILLETGTNELEILEFYIIETLENGKEAKNYFGINVAKVMQVIETPNLEPPESAPHPSFMGTIPLRDLILPVLDLSVWLELNMPKTERDIVIVTEFSKSVTGFLVSGVTEIHRVGWGEVIPPTSVISQSTDAIVGLVDKGDHFIQLLDLETILTQIEPEMDEEMTISETQYKVLVADDSQTIRTMLKQNLTEANLKPIITNNGQEALNKIMALKEQAESEGKDITEFVDIVLSDIEMPLMDGFSLTKNIKEDSVLQKLPVILYSSIITKELRHKGESVGANLQISKPDLHRIPEEALKLIEG, from the coding sequence ATGAATAAGAGCGCAATCGATACCGGTATTTTGCTGGAGACTGGTACCAACGAGCTGGAAATCCTGGAATTCTACATCATCGAGACGCTGGAAAACGGTAAAGAAGCCAAGAATTACTTCGGCATCAACGTTGCCAAGGTCATGCAGGTCATAGAAACTCCCAATCTGGAGCCGCCCGAATCTGCGCCCCACCCATCTTTCATGGGAACCATCCCTCTGCGCGACCTGATTCTGCCAGTGCTCGACCTTTCCGTCTGGCTGGAACTCAACATGCCCAAGACCGAGCGCGATATTGTCATCGTCACCGAGTTTTCCAAGTCCGTCACCGGCTTCCTTGTTTCAGGCGTTACCGAAATTCACCGTGTAGGTTGGGGCGAAGTCATTCCGCCCACCAGCGTTATTTCCCAGTCTACCGACGCCATCGTCGGCCTTGTAGACAAGGGCGACCATTTCATCCAGCTGCTTGACCTTGAAACCATCCTCACCCAGATCGAACCAGAGATGGATGAAGAGATGACTATCTCCGAAACACAGTACAAAGTACTGGTGGCAGACGACTCCCAAACCATTCGAACCATGCTCAAGCAGAACCTGACCGAGGCAAACCTCAAGCCCATTATCACAAATAACGGTCAGGAAGCACTGAACAAGATCATGGCCCTCAAGGAACAAGCCGAATCCGAAGGTAAGGACATTACAGAATTCGTCGACATAGTACTTTCCGATATTGAAATGCCGCTTATGGACGGATTTAGCCTGACAAAGAATATTAAGGAAGATTCGGTCTTGCAAAAACTACCGGTTATCCTGTACTCGTCCATCATCACAAAGGAGCTGAGGCATAAGGGCGAATCGGTTGGTGCCAATTTGCAGATATCCAAGCCTGACCTCCACAGAATTCCTGAAGAAGCTCTCAAACTGATAGAAGGTTAA
- a CDS encoding Hpt domain-containing protein: protein MFGDEVLEVYLEETTERLDSIESGLLRLEQLKSCEPNLVNSIFRDAHSVKAGANLLKLQNIEELAHKLENVFEMIRQCKLEAEEMVITACLESVDKLRELIENVDQSENISIRLHTAMLEMALKRAMETEA, encoded by the coding sequence TTGTTCGGAGACGAGGTACTCGAAGTCTACCTGGAAGAGACAACTGAAAGACTCGATTCTATCGAATCGGGTCTTTTGCGGCTTGAACAGCTCAAAAGCTGCGAGCCCAATCTGGTGAACTCCATCTTTCGCGACGCCCACTCGGTCAAGGCAGGAGCAAACCTGCTCAAGCTCCAAAACATCGAGGAACTTGCACACAAGCTTGAGAACGTTTTTGAAATGATCCGCCAGTGCAAGCTGGAAGCCGAGGAAATGGTCATCACCGCGTGTCTCGAATCCGTGGACAAGCTCCGTGAACTCATTGAAAACGTGGATCAGAGCGAAAACATCTCTATCCGTCTTCACACTGCCATGCTTGAAATGGCTTTGAAGCGAGCCATGGAAACCGAAGCCTAA
- a CDS encoding UbiD family decarboxylase: MGYTNTRQCLDALEAKGDLVRIDKVVDANIEIGAIQRRVFQAKGPALLFTNVKGCRFPMAANIYGTKERMRFIFRDTIAMVERLMKLKLTPMEFLKRPWEYLGAPKTAWHTLPKKVSSGPIMENETVVSSLPQLISWPMDGGGYVTLPQVYSESPDMPGFAGSNLGMYRVQLTGNDFIPDEEVGLHYQIHRGIGHHHAQAIANGEPLKVNIFVGGAPSMALAAMMPLPEGMPELFFAGAMAGHRIPMVMREDGLPVPAEADFCICGSVLPDVEKPEGPFGDHLGYYSLAHDFPVLKVDKVYHRNDAVWPFTTVGRPPQEDTMFGDFVHELTADLVPAVFSGVHEVHAVDAAGVHPLLLAVGSERYVPYAKERQPQELLTNAMALLGNTQTSLSKYVLIAAREDMEPGGSCHDIPGFFRHLLERVDLTRDLHFITRTTIDTLDYSGISLNQGSKLVWAVAGSVKRKLSVEMPSGLDLPRGFRDPQIMAPGILVIKGPKHRRKRDQQDPAMERLGPILAKAKGIEGFPMVVVVDDAEFTAKNWDNFLWVTFTRSDPATDMYGVNGFTHAKHWGAETAVIIDARLKTYHAPPLEDDPEVEKRVDELGAPGGPLHGII; this comes from the coding sequence ATGGGATACACAAATACTCGGCAGTGCCTCGACGCTCTTGAGGCCAAGGGAGACCTCGTTCGCATCGACAAGGTAGTTGATGCCAATATCGAGATCGGCGCGATTCAGCGCAGGGTTTTCCAGGCCAAGGGACCAGCGCTCCTTTTCACCAACGTGAAAGGGTGCCGCTTCCCCATGGCTGCGAACATCTACGGCACGAAGGAGCGAATGCGCTTCATTTTTCGCGACACCATCGCCATGGTCGAGCGGTTGATGAAGCTCAAGCTTACGCCCATGGAATTTCTCAAGCGTCCATGGGAATACTTGGGTGCGCCCAAAACTGCCTGGCATACTTTGCCTAAAAAAGTATCGAGCGGGCCGATCATGGAAAACGAGACCGTGGTTTCGAGCCTGCCGCAACTCATTTCCTGGCCCATGGACGGTGGCGGGTATGTCACCCTGCCGCAGGTCTATTCCGAGAGCCCGGATATGCCCGGTTTTGCCGGGTCCAATCTCGGCATGTATCGTGTCCAGTTGACTGGTAACGATTTCATCCCGGATGAGGAAGTAGGCCTGCATTATCAGATTCATCGAGGTATCGGACACCATCATGCGCAGGCCATTGCCAATGGCGAACCGTTGAAGGTGAACATTTTCGTGGGCGGTGCGCCTTCCATGGCCCTTGCCGCCATGATGCCTCTGCCCGAAGGCATGCCGGAACTGTTCTTCGCTGGCGCCATGGCCGGACACCGGATTCCCATGGTTATGCGCGAGGACGGGCTGCCTGTCCCGGCCGAAGCGGATTTCTGCATCTGCGGCTCGGTGCTGCCGGATGTGGAAAAGCCCGAAGGACCGTTTGGCGACCATCTTGGTTACTACAGCCTGGCGCACGACTTCCCGGTCCTCAAAGTGGATAAGGTCTACCATCGCAACGACGCGGTCTGGCCGTTCACGACAGTGGGACGTCCGCCTCAGGAAGACACCATGTTCGGTGATTTTGTCCACGAACTCACAGCCGACCTGGTTCCTGCGGTCTTCTCCGGTGTGCATGAAGTTCACGCCGTTGACGCGGCAGGCGTGCATCCGCTCCTGCTTGCCGTGGGCAGCGAACGCTACGTGCCGTACGCCAAGGAACGTCAGCCGCAGGAGTTGCTGACCAATGCCATGGCGCTTCTTGGCAACACCCAGACTTCGTTGTCCAAGTATGTGCTGATTGCCGCCCGCGAGGACATGGAGCCGGGCGGTTCCTGTCACGATATTCCGGGCTTCTTCCGCCACCTGCTGGAACGCGTGGACCTGACCCGTGATCTGCATTTCATCACCCGGACCACCATCGATACTCTTGATTATTCGGGCATCAGTCTGAATCAGGGGTCCAAGCTGGTTTGGGCCGTAGCCGGTTCGGTCAAACGCAAACTTTCCGTCGAGATGCCGTCCGGCCTTGATCTGCCGCGTGGCTTCCGTGATCCGCAAATCATGGCGCCGGGCATTCTTGTCATCAAGGGGCCCAAGCATCGTCGCAAGCGTGATCAGCAGGATCCGGCCATGGAACGTCTCGGGCCGATCCTTGCCAAGGCCAAGGGTATCGAAGGTTTCCCCATGGTCGTGGTGGTCGACGATGCCGAGTTCACGGCCAAGAATTGGGATAACTTCCTTTGGGTGACCTTCACCCGCTCCGATCCCGCAACCGATATGTACGGCGTCAACGGCTTCACCCATGCCAAGCACTGGGGAGCCGAGACCGCTGTCATCATCGATGCCCGCCTCAAGACCTACCATGCACCTCCGCTGGAGGATGACCCAGAGGTCGAGAAGCGTGTGGATGAGCTGGGGGCGCCCGGCGGACCGCTGCACGGTATTATTTAA
- a CDS encoding bacteriohemerythrin — protein MTLMEWDESMAVGVEELDEQHRILIDLLNAAYEAVQRHDEHRMGELLDKMQDYAITHFATEEKMMAECGVPDLQAHKFQHAKFNNEVLEFKKKQFEKTNLSQIFVFLSRWLTSHIMDQDKKYIPYMPKPETSEESQP, from the coding sequence ATGACCTTGATGGAATGGGATGAATCCATGGCCGTGGGCGTGGAAGAACTTGATGAACAGCACAGAATTCTGATCGACCTCCTCAATGCCGCATACGAAGCAGTACAGCGACACGATGAGCATCGAATGGGTGAACTCCTCGACAAGATGCAGGATTACGCCATTACGCACTTTGCCACTGAAGAAAAAATGATGGCAGAATGCGGGGTCCCCGATCTACAGGCACACAAGTTCCAGCACGCCAAATTCAACAATGAAGTGCTCGAATTCAAGAAGAAACAGTTTGAGAAAACCAATCTCTCACAGATTTTTGTATTCCTCAGTCGTTGGCTCACTTCTCACATTATGGATCAGGACAAAAAATACATCCCCTACATGCCCAAACCTGAGACAAGCGAAGAGTCCCAACCCTAA
- a CDS encoding UbiX family flavin prenyltransferase — MDKKRIILAVSGASGSLYAVSLVKALGHRDDVELHVIISDAATKVLAMETDIPLDALMDGAYAVHAPDNIAAPPASGSWQHSGMIICPCSMATLSAVATGFGHNLIHRSADVALKERKPLIIVPREAPLNSIHIQNMLTANQAGAVILPASPGFYHRPKTIEDLADHLAGKVLDQLDIPHNLFKRWGE; from the coding sequence ATGGATAAAAAACGTATCATTCTGGCAGTTTCTGGTGCAAGTGGCTCCCTGTATGCCGTATCGTTGGTCAAGGCGTTAGGTCACAGGGACGACGTGGAGTTGCACGTCATTATTTCCGATGCCGCCACCAAAGTACTTGCCATGGAAACCGATATCCCCCTGGATGCGCTCATGGACGGCGCTTATGCAGTTCATGCGCCGGACAACATTGCCGCCCCTCCTGCCAGCGGTTCCTGGCAGCACAGCGGAATGATTATTTGCCCATGCTCCATGGCCACTCTTTCCGCCGTGGCCACCGGGTTCGGGCACAACCTGATTCACCGCTCCGCGGATGTCGCACTCAAGGAACGCAAGCCACTCATCATCGTACCGCGCGAAGCACCGCTCAATTCCATCCATATACAGAATATGCTCACGGCCAATCAGGCTGGGGCTGTCATATTACCGGCAAGCCCGGGCTTTTATCATCGCCCGAAAACCATCGAAGACCTCGCTGACCATCTGGCTGGCAAGGTGCTCGATCAACTGGACATCCCCCACAATCTTTTTAAACGCTGGGGTGAATAG
- a CDS encoding metal-dependent hydrolase, giving the protein MEITWFGHSNFRLKAGDTNVFIDPFFVGNPAAPTTYKEIDACDLILVTHDHNDHIGQTLELAIKHDAEVVAMFDIIQGLLALGLPEHLGVPMNIGGTVERLGIKVKMVQAMHSSTTGTAAGYIITLPDGTCIYDSGDTGLFGDMELFGAFHDIDIAMLPTGGRFTMDAQQAAYACKLLKCKKVVPHHWGTWGILDKSTESMAEQLTLLAPDTEMVEVEIGKPTEI; this is encoded by the coding sequence ATGGAAATCACTTGGTTCGGCCACTCGAATTTCCGGCTCAAGGCAGGAGACACCAACGTTTTCATCGATCCTTTCTTCGTAGGCAATCCGGCAGCGCCCACTACATATAAGGAAATAGACGCCTGCGACCTGATCCTTGTCACCCACGACCACAACGACCACATTGGCCAGACTCTTGAGCTTGCCATCAAGCATGATGCAGAAGTGGTGGCCATGTTCGATATTATCCAAGGCCTTCTCGCGCTGGGCCTGCCCGAGCACCTGGGCGTGCCCATGAACATTGGCGGCACTGTCGAGCGGCTCGGCATCAAGGTCAAGATGGTCCAGGCAATGCATTCTTCCACCACCGGCACTGCAGCAGGATATATCATCACCCTGCCAGACGGCACCTGCATATACGATTCAGGTGACACAGGCCTCTTTGGCGACATGGAACTATTCGGCGCCTTTCACGACATCGACATCGCCATGTTGCCCACCGGTGGACGCTTCACCATGGATGCCCAGCAGGCGGCCTATGCCTGCAAGTTGCTCAAGTGCAAGAAGGTCGTCCCTCACCACTGGGGCACATGGGGCATTCTGGACAAGAGTACTGAATCCATGGCCGAACAACTCACGCTGCTGGCTCCAGACACGGAGATGGTGGAAGTCGAGATCGGCAAGCCGACCGAGATTTAA
- the uvrC gene encoding excinuclease ABC subunit UvrC, translating to MSDKFKFFAADYPDSPGVYLMKNGRGRIIYVGKAKRLRRRLASYFQKNTGHTPKTKALVANVRTVDILLTATEKEALLLENGLIKKHRPRYNVVLKDDKQYVLFRLDKKSEFPRLSVTRKVVRDGSVYFGPFTSAAAARATRKLLAKVFPLRKCTDHAFRNRVRPCLYHDIHQCFAPCVKDVDKKMYMDQVRRVEMLLSGKSGDLIARLEKKMAAASQEMEFEKAAEYRDQIRAVKKTVEGQVAVIHDNRDRDILGLGENENGLGLGLLFVRQGRLLDQKQFFWPGLTLDEGPEVIESFLLQFYGAGRYIPSVLIAPHELEDETLSEVLAERRGGAVRITIPHTTQEKQLLDIARTVARQAKERKDTISVRLQKVLKLAEEPLRIECVDASHLGGTGMRVGQVVFEEGRRNKEASRVYSFPELEGTSDDYAALASWAKRRVESGPPWPDLVLIDGGRGQLSAVEGALSECVDEMCWELASIAKGPSRRAGELEDLIFRPGRKNPMPLKGGSAELLFLQKVRDTAHNFVLGRQRKARKKAVLSSELTSLPGIGPKTARTLWDKFGSLDAMLEADISDIRSLPGVGKKKDEQIHSALLGLKKARSS from the coding sequence ATGAGTGATAAGTTCAAATTTTTTGCCGCCGATTATCCGGATTCCCCTGGCGTATATTTAATGAAGAATGGGCGAGGGCGGATTATCTATGTGGGCAAGGCCAAACGCCTTCGTCGCAGACTCGCGTCGTACTTTCAGAAGAATACCGGTCACACGCCCAAGACAAAGGCGTTGGTGGCCAATGTCCGCACAGTGGACATCCTTCTCACAGCTACGGAAAAAGAGGCGTTGTTGTTGGAGAATGGGCTGATCAAGAAACATCGGCCTCGTTACAATGTCGTTCTCAAAGATGATAAGCAGTACGTTCTTTTCCGGCTGGATAAGAAGTCAGAATTCCCGCGGTTGTCGGTAACACGGAAGGTTGTGCGGGATGGCTCTGTCTATTTTGGTCCCTTTACTTCGGCTGCGGCAGCCCGTGCTACACGGAAGCTGTTGGCCAAAGTCTTTCCTCTTCGCAAATGTACTGATCATGCCTTTCGCAACAGGGTACGCCCCTGTCTCTATCATGACATCCATCAGTGTTTCGCTCCATGCGTTAAGGATGTTGATAAGAAAATGTATATGGATCAGGTCCGTCGCGTTGAGATGCTGCTTTCTGGCAAATCCGGTGATTTGATTGCTCGGCTGGAGAAGAAGATGGCGGCAGCCTCACAGGAGATGGAGTTTGAGAAGGCGGCTGAGTACCGCGATCAGATCCGTGCGGTGAAGAAGACTGTTGAAGGGCAGGTTGCTGTCATTCATGACAACCGAGACCGGGACATTCTTGGGCTGGGCGAGAATGAAAACGGCCTTGGGCTTGGATTGTTGTTTGTTCGCCAGGGGCGACTTCTCGATCAAAAGCAATTCTTCTGGCCAGGGCTGACCCTTGATGAGGGGCCGGAGGTCATCGAGAGTTTTCTTTTACAGTTCTATGGGGCGGGCCGTTACATCCCATCGGTGCTTATTGCTCCTCATGAATTGGAGGATGAGACTCTTTCCGAGGTGTTGGCTGAACGCCGTGGTGGTGCGGTGCGAATAACGATTCCCCATACGACACAGGAAAAGCAACTTCTGGACATCGCTCGCACTGTGGCGCGTCAGGCCAAGGAACGTAAGGATACCATTTCTGTCCGCCTGCAAAAGGTACTCAAGTTGGCTGAAGAGCCATTGCGAATCGAGTGTGTTGATGCATCGCACCTTGGTGGCACTGGCATGAGAGTTGGTCAGGTGGTTTTTGAAGAAGGGCGTCGCAACAAAGAGGCCTCGCGAGTTTATTCTTTCCCGGAGCTGGAAGGGACTAGCGATGACTATGCAGCCTTGGCTTCATGGGCTAAGCGACGGGTTGAATCCGGTCCGCCGTGGCCTGATTTGGTATTGATTGACGGTGGTCGCGGACAGCTCTCCGCCGTGGAGGGTGCGCTGTCTGAATGTGTGGATGAGATGTGTTGGGAGCTGGCATCCATCGCCAAAGGGCCAAGTCGGCGTGCTGGAGAATTGGAGGATCTAATCTTCCGTCCCGGCCGAAAGAATCCCATGCCCCTCAAAGGTGGTAGTGCGGAGTTGCTCTTTTTACAGAAGGTTCGCGATACGGCCCACAATTTTGTCTTGGGACGACAGCGGAAAGCTCGGAAAAAAGCAGTGCTCAGTAGTGAGTTGACTTCACTTCCCGGTATTGGGCCCAAAACCGCTCGCACCTTATGGGATAAGTTTGGTTCTCTAGACGCCATGCTGGAAGCGGATATATCGGACATCCGTTCATTGCCCGGTGTCGGCAAGAAAAAGGATGAGCAGATTCACTCAGCCCTACTGGGACTGAAAAAAGCGCGTTCTTCTTAA
- a CDS encoding outer membrane homotrimeric porin, which produces MKRMIMLAVLCAFVLSAAAASAADIKASGAWAVEAIWQSNWGFNDNGATNAEAKNDNFEVSQRARTIFDFVANENLKAVLYTAYGTQEWGQGALAIGAGDGNSATTGGTRNTIQVKQAYIDFNYPDTDVHVRVGYQGVALPAAIGGGSYILDEEAAAAVVSGPITDNVSYLVGYTRAQESANEEHKGYIDAYVAALPMSFDGFTFQPFGMYAPIGSGVKAADTPDGLRAINATDGTGDSFDNAYWLGAAFTMDLFDPFVVKADLNYGKVASDIEANERSGWLFDAAVEYKGFDFMTPELTFVYTSGEDGNGSNDLSSERMPVLAASNWAIGSFFFGGDTLLDGTLADRNEYMGFWALALSLKDIQSFTEGLTHTAHIVYAQGTNDKNINDTGISGNSWDYGNSLTEKDSLWEVDFNTAYKLYDELTMTLDLGYVNLDADEAVWGADYKGGDAWKVSTGIVYKF; this is translated from the coding sequence ATGAAACGTATGATCATGCTCGCAGTTCTGTGCGCCTTCGTGCTCAGCGCTGCTGCTGCTTCCGCAGCAGACATCAAAGCTTCCGGCGCTTGGGCCGTTGAAGCTATCTGGCAGTCCAACTGGGGCTTCAATGACAACGGCGCTACTAACGCCGAAGCCAAAAACGATAACTTCGAAGTCTCCCAGCGTGCTCGCACCATCTTCGACTTCGTTGCTAACGAAAACCTGAAAGCTGTCCTGTACACCGCTTACGGTACTCAGGAATGGGGCCAGGGCGCCCTCGCTATCGGCGCTGGTGATGGCAACTCCGCTACCACTGGTGGTACCCGTAACACCATCCAGGTGAAACAGGCTTACATCGATTTCAACTACCCTGACACTGACGTGCACGTTCGCGTTGGTTACCAGGGCGTTGCTCTGCCCGCAGCTATCGGCGGCGGCTCCTACATCCTGGACGAAGAAGCAGCTGCTGCTGTTGTCTCCGGTCCTATCACCGACAACGTTTCCTACCTCGTAGGTTACACCCGTGCTCAGGAATCCGCTAACGAAGAACACAAGGGTTACATCGACGCTTACGTTGCTGCTCTGCCCATGTCCTTCGACGGTTTCACCTTCCAGCCCTTCGGTATGTACGCTCCCATCGGTTCCGGCGTGAAAGCTGCCGACACCCCTGATGGCCTGCGCGCTATCAACGCTACCGACGGCACTGGCGATTCCTTCGACAACGCTTACTGGCTGGGCGCTGCCTTCACCATGGATCTCTTCGATCCCTTCGTAGTGAAAGCTGACCTCAACTACGGTAAGGTTGCTTCCGATATCGAAGCTAACGAACGTTCCGGTTGGCTGTTCGACGCCGCTGTTGAATACAAAGGCTTCGACTTCATGACCCCCGAACTGACCTTCGTTTACACCTCCGGTGAAGACGGAAACGGCTCTAACGACCTGTCCTCCGAGCGTATGCCTGTTCTGGCTGCCTCCAACTGGGCTATCGGTTCCTTCTTCTTCGGTGGCGACACCCTGCTTGACGGCACCCTGGCTGATCGTAACGAATACATGGGCTTCTGGGCCCTGGCTCTGTCCCTCAAGGACATCCAGTCCTTCACCGAAGGTCTGACCCACACCGCTCACATCGTGTACGCTCAGGGTACCAACGACAAGAACATCAACGACACCGGCATCAGCGGCAACTCTTGGGACTACGGCAACTCCCTGACCGAGAAGGATTCTCTGTGGGAAGTTGACTTCAACACCGCTTACAAGCTGTACGACGAACTGACCATGACTCTCGACCTCGGTTACGTGAACCTCGACGCTGACGAAGCTGTCTGGGGCGCTGACTACAAGGGCGGCGACGCTTGGAAGGTTTCCACCGGTATCGTTTACAAGTTCTAA
- the hisD gene encoding histidinol dehydrogenase encodes MPCRELKYADLDDWTAIEEWLEQRKDPDTKVDTIVRDILDNVKNRGDEALAEYTAKFDCEGFTADMLRVPTEAISAALKDIPDTDVAILEEAIERIRSFHNNQKEKSWWTTAEDGTILGQMVRPVDRVGLYVPGGQGGETPLISSLIMNAIPAQVAGVPSIAVTSPPRKDGTLNPYILATAALLGLDEIYLAGSAWAIGALAYGTQSIAPCDVLAGPGNIFVATAKSQLIGQVGIDMVAGPSEIAILADESANPAWLAADMLSQAEHDPLAASLLVTHDSKLAAKVKEELATQCAALPRSEIAAKSLADWGAIIITPDMEAGIEIINQLAAEHLELSVDDPWAILGKIRHAGAIFMGHNSPEPVGDYFAGPNHVLPTLRTVRFSSALSVQNFCKKSSVIAASPNYVAEHGDKIARLARLEGLEAHARSVECRNK; translated from the coding sequence ATGCCCTGTAGAGAATTGAAATACGCCGATCTGGACGACTGGACAGCTATTGAAGAGTGGTTGGAACAGCGCAAAGATCCGGACACCAAAGTTGATACCATCGTCCGCGACATTCTGGACAATGTGAAAAACCGCGGCGATGAAGCGCTGGCCGAATACACGGCCAAATTCGACTGTGAAGGCTTCACTGCCGACATGCTTCGCGTTCCCACCGAGGCTATTTCCGCAGCACTCAAGGATATCCCGGATACCGACGTAGCCATCCTTGAAGAGGCCATCGAACGCATCCGTTCCTTCCATAACAATCAGAAGGAAAAGTCCTGGTGGACCACCGCTGAAGACGGTACCATCCTTGGACAGATGGTTCGCCCTGTTGATCGTGTAGGACTCTATGTTCCCGGCGGACAGGGTGGCGAAACTCCACTTATTTCCAGCCTGATCATGAACGCGATCCCTGCACAGGTTGCAGGCGTTCCGTCCATCGCTGTCACCTCGCCTCCACGCAAGGATGGCACCCTTAATCCGTATATTTTGGCCACCGCCGCTCTCCTCGGACTCGACGAGATCTATCTCGCCGGTTCTGCCTGGGCCATCGGAGCACTGGCTTACGGCACCCAGTCCATCGCTCCGTGCGATGTGCTGGCTGGTCCGGGCAACATCTTTGTTGCCACGGCAAAATCCCAGCTCATCGGGCAGGTGGGCATCGACATGGTCGCCGGTCCTTCCGAGATCGCCATCCTTGCCGATGAATCAGCCAATCCCGCATGGCTTGCAGCAGACATGCTGTCTCAGGCAGAACACGACCCTCTCGCAGCTTCCCTGCTGGTGACCCACGACTCCAAACTGGCCGCCAAGGTAAAAGAGGAACTCGCTACCCAGTGCGCAGCTCTGCCGCGTAGTGAAATCGCAGCCAAGTCTCTTGCAGACTGGGGTGCCATCATCATCACTCCTGACATGGAAGCCGGTATTGAGATTATCAACCAGCTGGCAGCAGAGCACCTTGAACTGTCCGTCGACGATCCGTGGGCCATTCTCGGAAAGATTCGCCACGCCGGTGCGATCTTCATGGGACACAACTCCCCCGAGCCTGTCGGTGACTACTTTGCCGGACCGAATCACGTACTGCCCACCTTGCGTACAGTACGATTCTCCTCGGCTTTGTCTGTTCAGAATTTCTGTAAAAAATCCAGCGTAATTGCTGCTAGCCCGAACTATGTTGCCGAGCACGGCGACAAGATTGCCCGTCTGGCAAGACTGGAAGGTCTGGAAGCCCACGCCCGTAGCGTGGAATGCCGGAACAAATAA
- a CDS encoding phosphoribosylaminoimidazolesuccinocarboxamide synthase, translating to MAVLETNITEYKLISKGKVRDIYEIDDDKLLLVTTDRISAFDVVMPDPIEDKGKVLNQITLFWMDMMKDLVPNHIIATNVDDYPEPLHKYKEELQDRSVLVKKAQPLPIECIVRGFITGSGWNDYQKTGEVCGHKLPENLQESEMLEKALFTPSTKADLGDHDENITLDQAADLIGEEMMRKVEKLTLDIYTRARDYAKERGILIADTKFEFGMLDGEIILIDEVLTPDSSRFWPMEGYKPGQSQPSFDKQYFRDWLVDIGFNKQPPAPNVPEDIAAQTRAKYMEAYALLTGSELEV from the coding sequence ATGGCTGTACTGGAAACCAACATTACTGAATACAAGCTTATATCCAAGGGTAAAGTCCGCGACATCTACGAGATCGACGACGACAAACTCCTGCTCGTCACCACCGACCGCATCTCGGCATTTGACGTGGTCATGCCTGATCCCATCGAAGACAAGGGCAAGGTGCTGAATCAGATCACCCTGTTCTGGATGGATATGATGAAGGATCTGGTGCCCAATCACATCATCGCTACCAACGTCGATGATTACCCTGAGCCGCTTCACAAATACAAAGAAGAACTGCAGGACCGCTCCGTGCTGGTCAAGAAAGCCCAGCCCCTGCCCATCGAGTGCATCGTGCGCGGCTTCATTACAGGCTCCGGTTGGAATGATTACCAGAAGACCGGTGAAGTCTGCGGCCATAAGCTCCCCGAGAATCTGCAAGAATCCGAGATGCTCGAAAAGGCGCTGTTCACCCCGTCCACCAAAGCAGACCTCGGCGACCACGATGAGAACATCACTCTGGATCAGGCTGCCGATCTCATCGGTGAGGAGATGATGCGCAAGGTGGAGAAACTCACCCTCGACATCTACACCCGCGCCCGCGATTACGCCAAGGAACGCGGCATCCTCATCGCTGACACCAAATTCGAATTCGGCATGCTGGATGGCGAAATCATCCTCATCGATGAAGTACTGACCCCGGATTCCTCCCGCTTCTGGCCCATGGAAGGCTACAAGCCCGGCCAGTCACAGCCCAGCTTCGACAAGCAGTACTTCCGCGACTGGCTTGTGGATATCGGCTTCAACAAGCAGCCTCCGGCACCTAACGTGCCTGAAGATATCGCGGCTCAGACCCGCGCCAAGTACATGGAAGCTTACGCCCTCCTTACCGGGAGTGAGCTCGAAGTTTAA
- the rpsF gene encoding 30S ribosomal protein S6 yields the protein MANNYETLVLLSPELAEENRKEILDLLTGIVDREGGKMVETDDWGMRQLAYPVEKQTRGYYVRLVFEAPGALVAELERNIRITDGIFKFMTVKLAA from the coding sequence ATGGCTAACAATTACGAGACGCTCGTTCTTCTGTCTCCCGAGTTGGCTGAGGAAAACAGGAAAGAAATCCTGGACCTCCTCACCGGCATCGTGGACCGTGAAGGCGGCAAAATGGTTGAGACCGATGATTGGGGCATGCGCCAGCTGGCCTACCCCGTCGAGAAGCAGACCCGCGGCTACTACGTTCGTCTGGTCTTCGAAGCCCCCGGTGCGCTGGTGGCCGAACTGGAACGCAACATCCGCATCACCGACGGCATCTTCAAGTTCATGACCGTCAAACTGGCTGCCTAG